Proteins encoded by one window of Halomonas chromatireducens:
- the hldE gene encoding bifunctional D-glycero-beta-D-manno-heptose-7-phosphate kinase/D-glycero-beta-D-manno-heptose 1-phosphate adenylyltransferase HldE, which produces MKLDLTALEQAHVLVVGDVMLDRYWHGATSRISPEAPVPVVRVEECEDRPGGAANVALNIASLGAHAALSGMVGDDDNARRLIARMEAAGVETYFESSAGIPTITKLRVMSRNQQLIRLDFEDGLENVDTSGLLARVEQGLPDSDLVILSDYGKGTLNQVEALIQRVKAAGKRVLVDPKGSDFRKYRGASVITPNLAEFEGVVGHCRDDAELAARGEALCVELELEALLITRSEKGMTLIRAGHDPLHIPTRAREVYDVTGAGDTVIGVLGLALAAGHGFPEAMTLANLAAGLVVAKPGTATLSIAELYTALHGDKLAEFGVIEEPALIEAVRAAQARGERVVMTNGCFDILHAGHVAYLEHARRLGDRLIVAVNDDASIGRLKGPKRPINPLLRRMQVLAGLGAVDWVVPFGEDTPQRLIEAVLPDVLVKGGDYRPEEIAGGDAVRAAGGEVMVLGFEDGVSTTAMISTILDRES; this is translated from the coding sequence ATGAAGCTTGATCTGACTGCGCTGGAGCAGGCACATGTACTGGTGGTAGGGGATGTGATGCTCGACCGGTACTGGCACGGCGCCACCTCACGTATCTCGCCGGAGGCGCCGGTACCGGTGGTCCGGGTCGAAGAGTGCGAGGACCGCCCCGGTGGCGCGGCCAACGTGGCGCTCAACATCGCCTCCCTGGGGGCTCACGCGGCCCTGAGCGGCATGGTCGGTGACGATGACAATGCCCGGCGCCTCATCGCCCGCATGGAGGCCGCCGGGGTGGAGACCTACTTCGAGAGCAGCGCAGGCATCCCCACCATCACCAAGCTGCGGGTGATGAGCCGCAACCAGCAGCTGATTCGTCTCGACTTCGAGGATGGCCTGGAAAATGTCGACACCTCCGGCCTGCTGGCCCGGGTAGAGCAGGGCCTGCCCGATAGCGACCTGGTGATCCTCTCCGACTACGGCAAGGGGACCCTCAATCAGGTGGAGGCGTTGATCCAGCGGGTGAAGGCTGCGGGGAAGCGCGTACTGGTCGATCCCAAGGGCAGCGATTTCCGCAAGTACCGGGGGGCCAGTGTGATCACGCCCAACCTGGCCGAGTTCGAAGGTGTGGTCGGTCACTGCCGCGACGACGCCGAGCTGGCTGCCCGGGGCGAGGCGCTGTGCGTGGAGCTCGAACTCGAGGCCCTGCTGATCACCCGCAGCGAGAAGGGCATGACGCTGATCCGGGCCGGGCACGACCCCCTGCATATTCCCACCCGGGCCCGCGAGGTCTACGACGTGACCGGTGCCGGCGACACCGTGATCGGCGTGCTGGGGCTGGCGCTGGCCGCCGGCCACGGTTTCCCCGAGGCCATGACCCTGGCCAACCTGGCCGCCGGCCTGGTGGTGGCCAAGCCGGGCACGGCGACGCTCTCCATCGCCGAGCTCTACACGGCCCTGCACGGCGACAAGCTGGCCGAGTTCGGTGTGATCGAGGAGCCCGCGTTGATCGAGGCGGTGCGGGCCGCCCAGGCCCGCGGCGAGCGGGTGGTGATGACCAACGGCTGCTTCGATATCCTGCATGCCGGTCATGTGGCCTACCTGGAGCATGCCCGCCGGCTCGGCGATCGACTGATCGTGGCGGTCAACGACGACGCCTCCATTGGTCGTCTCAAGGGCCCCAAGCGGCCCATCAACCCGCTGCTGCGGCGCATGCAGGTCCTGGCGGGGCTGGGGGCGGTGGACTGGGTGGTGCCCTTCGGGGAAGACACGCCGCAGCGCTTGATCGAGGCGGTACTCCCGGATGTGCTGGTCAAGGGCGGCGACTATCGCCCCGAGGAGATCGCCGGCGGCGATGCGGTCCGTGCCGCCGGCGGCGAGGTGATGGTGCTGGGCTTCGAGGACGGCGTGTCGACCACGGCGATGATCTCGACGATCCTGGATCGCGAGAGCTGA
- the ilvA gene encoding threonine ammonia-lyase, biosynthetic: MLEATVKKILQARVYEAARETPISPAPFLSRRFNNTILIKREDLQPVYSFKIRGAYNKMAQLTEEQKAKGVIAASAGNHAQGLAMAAKLMGVKAIIVMPRITPEIKVQAVRARGAKVVLKGDAFAAAAEHAQELIAEHGYTYIPPFDDIDVIAGQGTIAMEILHQHSGPLDAIFVPVGGGGLIAGVAAYIKYLRPDIKVIGVEAEDSACLKAALAAGKRVTLSQVGVFAEGVAVAQIGKVPFKIVRDLVDDVITVTADEMCAAVKDIFDDTRAVSETSGALSLAGLKKYIQQTGVEGQTLLCINSGANTNFDRLQHIAERTELGEQREAILAVTIPEKPGSFKKFCKTLGRRMVTEFNYRYADPEAAHIFVGVQVKPGGEDRQAVIEKLREAGYPVEDLTDNELAKLHIRHLGGGRPKEHFEEEVYRFEFPERPGALMNFLTHLPQDWNISLFHYRNHGAAYGRVLVGMQVPNGDRCHVEEYFDEIGYRYWKESDNPAYRLFMA; encoded by the coding sequence ATGCTAGAAGCCACCGTCAAGAAGATTCTCCAGGCCCGGGTCTATGAAGCTGCCCGGGAAACGCCGATTTCACCGGCCCCCTTCCTCTCGCGGCGCTTCAACAACACCATCCTGATCAAGCGGGAGGACCTGCAGCCGGTCTACTCCTTCAAGATCCGCGGCGCCTACAACAAGATGGCGCAGCTGACCGAGGAGCAGAAGGCCAAGGGGGTCATTGCGGCGTCGGCAGGCAACCATGCCCAGGGGCTCGCCATGGCGGCGAAACTGATGGGCGTCAAGGCCATCATCGTCATGCCGCGCATCACCCCTGAGATCAAGGTCCAGGCGGTACGCGCCCGGGGCGCCAAGGTGGTGCTCAAGGGCGATGCCTTCGCCGCCGCGGCCGAGCACGCCCAGGAGCTGATCGCCGAGCACGGCTACACCTATATCCCCCCTTTTGACGACATCGATGTCATCGCCGGCCAGGGCACCATCGCCATGGAGATCCTCCACCAGCACAGTGGGCCACTGGATGCCATTTTCGTGCCGGTGGGCGGCGGGGGCCTGATCGCCGGGGTGGCGGCCTACATCAAGTATCTGCGCCCCGATATCAAGGTCATTGGCGTGGAAGCCGAGGACAGCGCATGCCTCAAGGCAGCGCTAGCCGCAGGCAAGCGCGTGACACTCAGCCAGGTTGGCGTCTTCGCCGAAGGCGTGGCGGTGGCGCAGATCGGCAAGGTGCCGTTCAAGATCGTGCGCGATCTGGTCGACGACGTCATCACTGTCACCGCCGACGAGATGTGCGCCGCGGTGAAAGACATTTTTGATGACACCCGGGCGGTGTCGGAAACCTCCGGCGCCCTCTCTCTGGCGGGCCTGAAGAAGTATATTCAGCAAACCGGCGTCGAAGGCCAGACCCTGCTGTGCATCAACTCCGGGGCCAATACCAATTTCGATCGTCTGCAGCACATTGCCGAGCGTACCGAGCTCGGCGAGCAGCGCGAGGCGATCCTGGCCGTGACCATTCCCGAAAAGCCCGGCAGTTTCAAGAAGTTCTGCAAGACGCTTGGCCGGCGCATGGTGACTGAGTTCAACTATCGCTATGCCGACCCCGAGGCGGCCCATATCTTCGTCGGGGTTCAGGTCAAGCCGGGCGGCGAGGATCGCCAGGCGGTGATTGAGAAGCTGCGCGAGGCAGGCTATCCGGTAGAGGACCTCACCGACAACGAGCTGGCCAAGCTGCATATTCGCCACCTGGGCGGCGGTCGGCCCAAGGAGCACTTCGAGGAGGAGGTCTACCGCTTCGAGTTCCCCGAGCGCCCCGGTGCCTTGATGAACTTCCTCACCCATCTGCCCCAGGACTGGAACATATCGCTGTTCCACTACCGCAACCACGGTGCCGCCTATGGCCGGGTGCTGGTGGGCATGCAGGTGCCTAACGGCGACCGCTGCCATGTGGAGGAGTACTTCGACGAAATTGGCTACCGCTATTGGAAGGAGTCCGACAACCCGGCCTATCGCCTTTTCATGGCCTGA
- the waaA gene encoding lipid IV(A) 3-deoxy-D-manno-octulosonic acid transferase, translating to MQRRGRPWARHLYSTALYLLSPLIWQRVWREQALTNPRRERLGLLPRRSAVEPGIWLHCASVGEVLAARPLIEALLARYPEHRLIVTTMTATGAERVLALSQALRESATPDAADGPLDHHFVPLDFPGATRRFIDRLNPALAIFFETELWPNLLAACHQQGIPTAVVNGRLSPRAYRGYRRLRPLMQDALSHVDWLAAKSAADAERYRSLGMAQVAIDVVGSLKYDLTPTAGTEALSRQLSLRLGSRPVWAAGSTHPGEEELLLQAHARLRQHYPSALLILVPRHPQRFDAVAALCQERGLAMARRSRDELPDARTAVYLGDTMGELLSLYGAADLAFVGGSLVPIGGHNLLEPAAMGVPVLTGPELANFEDVAETLREAAALVEVPDSEALAEALVALFIDEAERHRLAEAGQAVMAANRGALGRTMSGLSALLGE from the coding sequence ATGCAACGCCGAGGCCGACCCTGGGCACGCCACCTCTATTCGACGGCGCTCTATCTGCTCTCACCGCTGATATGGCAGCGCGTCTGGCGTGAGCAAGCGCTCACAAACCCCCGGCGGGAGCGGCTCGGGCTGTTGCCCCGTCGGTCCGCCGTGGAGCCTGGCATCTGGCTGCACTGCGCTTCGGTGGGGGAAGTCCTGGCGGCCAGGCCGCTGATCGAGGCCCTGCTGGCTCGCTACCCCGAGCACCGCCTGATCGTCACCACCATGACCGCGACCGGCGCCGAGCGTGTCCTCGCCCTGAGCCAGGCGCTGCGAGAGTCGGCGACCCCAGATGCGGCCGATGGACCGCTCGACCACCACTTCGTGCCACTGGACTTTCCCGGTGCGACCCGCCGCTTCATCGACCGGTTGAATCCGGCGCTGGCGATCTTCTTCGAGACCGAACTCTGGCCCAACCTGCTGGCGGCCTGCCACCAACAAGGAATACCGACGGCGGTGGTGAATGGACGTCTCTCCCCCCGGGCCTACCGCGGCTATCGCCGGCTGCGTCCGCTGATGCAGGATGCCCTGAGCCACGTTGACTGGCTTGCCGCCAAGTCCGCTGCCGATGCCGAGCGTTACCGGTCGCTGGGCATGGCCCAGGTGGCTATCGATGTGGTGGGCTCGCTGAAGTACGACCTGACACCCACCGCCGGGACCGAGGCATTGAGCCGACAGCTAAGTCTCAGACTTGGCTCGCGCCCGGTATGGGCCGCCGGCTCCACTCACCCGGGCGAAGAGGAGCTGCTGCTGCAGGCCCATGCCCGGCTCCGACAACATTACCCCTCGGCCCTGCTGATCCTGGTGCCCCGCCACCCCCAACGCTTCGATGCCGTGGCGGCCCTGTGCCAGGAGCGCGGCCTGGCCATGGCACGCCGCTCCCGGGATGAGCTGCCTGACGCCCGTACGGCGGTCTACCTGGGCGACACCATGGGGGAGCTGCTCTCTCTCTACGGCGCGGCGGACCTGGCCTTCGTCGGCGGCAGCCTGGTGCCGATCGGTGGACACAATTTGCTGGAGCCAGCGGCCATGGGGGTGCCCGTGCTCACGGGACCCGAGCTTGCCAATTTCGAGGACGTGGCGGAGACACTGCGTGAAGCCGCCGCCCTGGTGGAAGTCCCCGACAGCGAAGCCCTGGCCGAGGCGCTGGTCGCCCTGTTCATCGATGAAGCCGAACGCCATCGTCTGGCCGAGGCCGGCCAGGCGGTGATGGCGGCGAACCGGGGCGCCCTGGGGCGCACCATGTCCGGTTTGTCTGCGCTGCTGGGTGAGTAA
- a CDS encoding 5-formyltetrahydrofolate cyclo-ligase, translated as MSNLSNPFSSDLPDSRRQLRQALRRRRRSLSPREQHAAAQALCRRLRRLPEVVRARRVALYLPNDGEIAPQPLLSWLASRSARAYLPVLKPLSHNTLWFVHYHRGTPMVRNRFGIPEPETRHGAHRARRLSTWALDLILLPLVGFDDQGERMGMGGGFYDRSLAFPRRRGPRPRLIGLAHDCQRVERLPVAPWDVPLDAIVTDKRVVRPRR; from the coding sequence ATGAGCAACCTGTCCAATCCCTTCTCATCCGATCTGCCCGACTCCCGGCGCCAGTTGCGCCAGGCCTTGCGGCGCCGTCGCCGATCGCTCAGCCCGCGTGAACAGCACGCCGCGGCGCAGGCGCTCTGCCGTCGCCTGCGCCGGCTGCCCGAAGTGGTTCGCGCCCGCCGCGTGGCGCTCTACCTGCCCAACGACGGTGAAATCGCCCCGCAGCCGCTGCTATCCTGGCTGGCGAGCCGCTCGGCCCGGGCCTACCTGCCGGTACTCAAGCCCCTGTCGCACAACACCCTGTGGTTCGTTCACTATCACCGGGGCACACCCATGGTTCGCAATCGGTTCGGCATTCCCGAACCCGAGACGCGGCACGGCGCCCACCGGGCACGACGCCTGTCGACCTGGGCCCTGGATCTTATCCTGCTGCCCCTGGTGGGCTTCGACGACCAGGGCGAGCGCATGGGCATGGGTGGCGGCTTCTACGACCGCAGCCTGGCGTTTCCCCGCCGTCGTGGCCCTCGGCCGCGGCTGATCGGCCTGGCCCACGACTGCCAGCGGGTGGAGCGGCTACCGGTTGCCCCCTGGGACGTTCCGCTGGACGCCATCGTCACCGACAAGCGGGTCGTTCGCCCCCGCAGGTGA
- the pepP gene encoding Xaa-Pro aminopeptidase: MLPDPLPRPAAISNDEYRTRRASLMAQLPADSAVLLMGASLVTRSRDSDYPFRQNSDFHYLTGFPEPDALLLLLPGRSDGESVLFCQDRDPTLEAWTGIRLGAEGAVREHGVDQAFENAERDDLLAALLDGRTTLYLMLADPEAMALADEVRGQLAARARQGARPADAFADLAPLLHEARLIKSQGELALMRHAAEISARGHVRAMRASRPGLAEYHLQAELEHEFRWQGASGPAYATIVGGGASACVLHYIENNQPLRDGELVLIDAGAELDLYAGDITRTFPVGGRFSEAQRALYEVVLEAQERAVVAIQPGVTLIEIHEGVVHDLTAGLIRLGLLQGEVSARIEDASFKRFYLHSTSHWLGLDVHDVGAYRQGGSPRPLAPGMVLTVEPGLYIPADDDIPAEFRGIGIRIEDDVAVTDSGHEVLTAGVPKGVREIEALMVKK; encoded by the coding sequence ATGCTGCCAGACCCCCTGCCCCGCCCCGCGGCCATCTCCAACGACGAGTATCGCACCCGCCGCGCATCGCTGATGGCGCAGCTGCCCGCCGACAGTGCCGTGCTGCTGATGGGGGCCTCCCTCGTCACCCGCTCGCGTGATAGCGACTACCCGTTTCGCCAGAACAGCGATTTCCATTACCTGACGGGATTTCCCGAACCCGACGCGCTGCTGCTGCTGCTGCCGGGGCGCAGTGACGGCGAAAGCGTCCTGTTCTGCCAGGACCGTGACCCGACGCTGGAGGCCTGGACCGGTATCCGGCTTGGGGCGGAAGGCGCGGTACGCGAGCACGGGGTCGACCAGGCCTTCGAGAATGCCGAGCGCGACGACCTGCTGGCGGCACTGCTCGATGGGCGCACCACGCTCTACCTCATGCTGGCGGACCCTGAAGCCATGGCGCTGGCCGACGAGGTGCGGGGCCAGTTGGCCGCAAGGGCGCGCCAGGGTGCGCGGCCGGCCGATGCCTTTGCCGACCTGGCTCCCCTGCTGCACGAGGCGAGGCTGATCAAGAGCCAGGGTGAGCTGGCGCTGATGCGACATGCGGCGGAAATATCGGCGCGGGGGCATGTGCGCGCCATGCGTGCGTCTCGGCCGGGTCTCGCGGAGTATCATCTGCAGGCCGAGCTGGAGCACGAGTTCCGCTGGCAGGGCGCCAGCGGCCCGGCCTATGCCACCATTGTGGGTGGCGGTGCCAGCGCCTGTGTGCTGCACTACATCGAGAACAACCAACCGTTACGTGATGGCGAACTGGTATTGATCGACGCCGGCGCCGAGCTGGACCTCTATGCCGGGGACATCACGCGCACCTTCCCCGTTGGTGGACGATTCAGCGAGGCCCAGCGCGCCCTCTACGAGGTGGTGCTCGAGGCCCAGGAGCGTGCCGTGGTGGCTATCCAGCCAGGGGTTACCCTGATCGAGATCCACGAAGGTGTGGTGCATGACCTCACGGCGGGCCTGATTCGCCTGGGTCTGCTGCAGGGCGAGGTGTCGGCGCGGATAGAGGACGCGAGCTTCAAGCGCTTCTACCTGCATTCGACGTCCCACTGGCTGGGGCTCGACGTGCATGATGTGGGTGCCTATCGCCAGGGCGGCTCGCCTCGTCCCCTGGCGCCGGGGATGGTGCTGACCGTCGAGCCCGGACTCTATATTCCTGCCGATGACGATATACCGGCCGAGTTCCGCGGTATCGGTATCCGTATCGAAGACGATGTGGCCGTGACCGATTCCGGTCATGAGGTGCTGACGGCTGGCGTTCCCAAGGGAGTGCGCGAAATCGAGGCCTTGATGGTGAAGAAGTGA
- a CDS encoding UPF0149 family protein produces MSSIDERPDFSTIADLFLLHGSMQSPAFLDGRLCASLALNELSASGWLEEVCLGLGVEQPRDRESGESLLEWRRLTLETLADSSLNYEPLLPDELYSLAERAQGLREWTLGFLEVIEDAGSEPREGWSAPLREAIDDLTALAAMDTDIDDSAENENDLFALTEHARMAAMLLYTEQRPGQPQVEAGEPTQH; encoded by the coding sequence ATGTCATCGATCGACGAACGGCCCGATTTTTCCACCATCGCCGACCTGTTCCTGCTGCACGGCAGCATGCAGTCGCCCGCTTTTCTCGACGGCAGGCTCTGCGCCTCGCTGGCCCTGAACGAGCTGAGCGCCAGTGGCTGGCTGGAGGAGGTCTGCCTGGGACTGGGGGTAGAGCAGCCAAGGGACCGTGAAAGCGGTGAATCCCTGCTGGAGTGGCGGCGACTCACCCTGGAGACGCTGGCGGACAGTTCGCTGAATTACGAGCCGCTGCTGCCCGATGAACTCTACTCCCTGGCCGAGCGCGCCCAGGGGCTGCGTGAATGGACGCTGGGGTTTCTCGAGGTGATCGAGGATGCCGGCTCCGAGCCCCGCGAGGGCTGGTCGGCGCCACTGCGCGAAGCCATCGATGACCTGACGGCACTGGCCGCCATGGATACCGATATCGATGACAGCGCCGAGAACGAGAATGACCTCTTCGCGCTGACCGAACACGCCCGCATGGCCGCCATGCTGCTGTATACCGAACAGCGGCCGGGGCAGCCGCAGGTGGAAGCGGGTGAGCCCACCCAGCACTGA
- a CDS encoding cell division protein ZapA, whose translation MSDDASRPTAEITLLGRHYVFACNPGEEHKLDRAARYLDRAMLGIHSQNTLLGSERVALMAALNIAHELLEVLEERRSGEQELNRLSEQLERALANTLPPDRVTAE comes from the coding sequence ATGAGCGATGACGCCTCTCGGCCAACCGCCGAGATAACCCTGCTGGGTCGCCACTATGTGTTCGCCTGCAATCCAGGCGAAGAGCACAAGCTGGACCGTGCCGCGCGCTACCTGGACCGAGCCATGCTTGGCATCCATTCCCAGAATACCCTGTTGGGTAGCGAACGCGTCGCCCTGATGGCGGCACTCAATATTGCCCACGAGTTGCTGGAAGTGCTGGAAGAGCGTCGCAGCGGCGAACAGGAGCTCAACCGACTCAGCGAGCAACTGGAGCGCGCCCTGGCGAATACGTTGCCGCCTGATCGGGTCACCGCCGAATGA
- a CDS encoding 3-deoxy-D-manno-octulosonic acid kinase, translating into MHLATCRTGKVFILYDADSLCDANLTPQIDPLLFSPAHWREAGRVLGEAPGRGSSLFLDADGAQWVLRPYRRGGLVARFARQRYLWTGLERTRAFRELRLTAELYARGLPVPRPVAAAVTRHGLCYEAALITVRITAARSLADRLIEGSASDALLEAVGRTIRRFHDTGLDHVDLNARNLLVDAEERVWLIDLDRCRLRTPGSWQEANLRRLDRSLAKFGAGEAGATIRRSYG; encoded by the coding sequence ATGCACTTGGCAACATGTCGGACGGGAAAGGTTTTCATTCTATATGATGCGGACAGTCTATGTGACGCCAACCTGACGCCACAAATCGACCCGCTGCTATTCTCGCCGGCCCATTGGCGTGAAGCGGGCCGTGTGCTGGGCGAAGCGCCTGGCCGCGGCAGCAGCCTGTTCCTCGACGCGGACGGCGCACAGTGGGTGCTGCGCCCTTACCGCCGCGGCGGGCTGGTGGCGCGGTTTGCCCGGCAACGCTACCTGTGGACCGGCCTGGAGCGAACCCGAGCGTTTCGCGAACTGCGCCTGACCGCCGAGCTCTACGCCCGGGGCCTGCCCGTGCCCAGGCCGGTGGCCGCCGCCGTCACCCGCCACGGACTCTGCTATGAAGCGGCGCTGATCACGGTGCGCATTACCGCCGCCCGCTCCCTTGCCGACCGCCTCATCGAAGGCAGCGCCAGCGATGCACTCCTCGAGGCGGTGGGTCGCACCATCCGTCGCTTCCACGACACCGGCCTCGATCATGTCGATCTCAATGCCCGCAACCTGCTGGTCGATGCCGAGGAGCGTGTCTGGCTGATCGACCTGGATCGCTGCCGGTTGCGCACGCCCGGCAGCTGGCAGGAGGCCAACCTTCGACGCCTGGACCGCTCCCTGGCGAAGTTCGGCGCCGGCGAAGCCGGTGCGACGATTCGTCGAAGCTATGGTTAA
- the rpiA gene encoding ribose-5-phosphate isomerase RpiA — translation MTQDELKDAVAAAAIDEIEPWLERDTILGIGTGSTANRFIDRLARLRDDFKGAVASSEASAERLRGHGIEVFELNSVGTVPYYIDGADEVNAHLHMIKGGGAALTREKIVAACADRFICIADASKRVERLGDFPLPVEVIPMARSYVARELVKLGADPVYREGVVTDNGNQILDCYEFMIDDPVAMEARINAIVGVVTNGLFAARGADVLLLGSDAGVERLTSA, via the coding sequence ATGACCCAGGACGAACTGAAGGACGCAGTAGCCGCAGCCGCCATCGACGAGATCGAGCCCTGGCTCGAGCGCGATACCATTCTCGGCATCGGCACCGGCTCTACCGCCAATCGGTTCATCGATCGCCTGGCCCGGCTACGCGACGACTTCAAGGGCGCGGTGGCCAGCTCCGAGGCCAGTGCCGAGCGCCTGCGCGGTCATGGCATCGAGGTATTCGAACTCAACAGCGTCGGCACCGTGCCTTACTACATCGACGGTGCGGACGAAGTGAACGCTCACCTTCACATGATCAAGGGCGGCGGGGCGGCCCTCACCCGCGAGAAGATCGTCGCCGCCTGCGCCGACCGGTTCATCTGCATTGCCGATGCCTCGAAGCGCGTGGAACGGCTGGGCGACTTCCCGCTGCCGGTGGAGGTGATACCCATGGCACGCTCCTATGTCGCCCGCGAGCTGGTCAAGCTGGGCGCAGATCCGGTCTATCGCGAAGGGGTGGTCACCGACAACGGCAACCAGATTCTCGACTGCTACGAATTCATGATCGACGACCCGGTGGCCATGGAGGCCAGGATCAATGCCATCGTCGGTGTGGTCACCAACGGCCTGTTTGCCGCCCGTGGGGCCGACGTGCTGCTGCTGGGCAGCGACGCCGGCGTGGAGCGGCTGACGTCGGCCTGA
- a CDS encoding glycosyltransferase family 9 protein, which yields MKHPLPAQPRHIAVLRLSALGDLCNLVPTIRALQRQWPDVRITWIIGKAEHSLLAGLSGVEFVVYDKASGLAGMRRLWRQLGDTRFDVLLHMQQALRASVLSLGLKADVRVGFDKARAKDAQHWFTHRQLAPHPQAHVLESFMDFARLLGVEDQGLAWDLPVPAEAEEEARRLTGDHPYLLMSPCANPRLRNFRNWSAEGYAAVIEHAWAQFGLKTALTGGGSTQEREVGERIRALSRAEAVIDVIGESSLKGLLALIGRARVVIAPDSGPVHMANAMGTPVIGLYATTNPDRAAPYLWREHVVDRYPEAVRTYLHKEPDEITWGQRVRHPDAMSLVRVDDVVQRLDALLTGPNESKETETPDEA from the coding sequence ATGAAGCATCCTCTGCCTGCCCAACCTCGCCATATCGCCGTGCTGCGCCTCTCCGCACTGGGCGACCTGTGCAATCTGGTCCCCACCATCCGAGCGCTGCAGCGGCAGTGGCCCGATGTTCGCATCACCTGGATCATCGGCAAGGCGGAACACAGTCTACTGGCCGGCCTCTCGGGGGTCGAGTTCGTCGTCTACGACAAGGCCAGCGGCCTTGCCGGGATGCGGCGCCTGTGGCGCCAGCTCGGTGATACCCGCTTCGACGTGCTGTTGCACATGCAGCAGGCGCTGCGGGCCAGCGTACTCTCCCTGGGGCTGAAGGCCGACGTGCGGGTGGGGTTCGACAAGGCGCGGGCCAAGGATGCCCAGCACTGGTTCACCCATCGCCAGCTGGCGCCACATCCACAGGCCCATGTGCTGGAGTCGTTCATGGACTTCGCTCGCCTGCTGGGCGTCGAGGATCAGGGACTGGCGTGGGACCTGCCGGTGCCGGCCGAGGCCGAGGAGGAGGCCCGCAGGCTCACCGGTGACCACCCCTACCTGCTGATGAGCCCCTGTGCCAATCCACGGCTGCGCAACTTCCGCAACTGGTCCGCCGAGGGCTATGCGGCGGTCATCGAGCACGCCTGGGCACAGTTCGGCCTGAAAACGGCTCTCACAGGCGGTGGCAGCACCCAGGAGCGGGAAGTGGGCGAGCGCATTCGGGCATTGAGTCGAGCGGAGGCGGTGATCGACGTCATCGGCGAAAGCTCGCTCAAGGGCCTGCTGGCCCTCATCGGCCGGGCACGGGTGGTGATCGCCCCCGATTCCGGGCCGGTGCATATGGCCAACGCCATGGGTACCCCGGTCATCGGTCTGTATGCCACCACCAATCCCGACCGGGCGGCGCCCTACCTGTGGCGCGAGCATGTGGTCGATCGCTACCCCGAGGCGGTACGCACCTACCTCCACAAGGAGCCCGATGAGATCACCTGGGGCCAGCGCGTGCGTCATCCCGACGCCATGTCCCTGGTTCGTGTCGACGATGTCGTGCAACGGCTCGATGCATTGCTGACAGGGCCGAACGAGAGCAAGGAAACGGAGACACCCGATGAAGCTTGA